One segment of Methylotuvimicrobium sp. KM2 DNA contains the following:
- a CDS encoding site-specific integrase, with product MDTEIAIWNGWKFTQVGEKPEGLQAYRYYLHRRKRNLLQWGVINILKNKAPALVNGTPDNSIDDACIQEILQEIEANRPGYELKHCRNFLIQGLDRGVREGLWKIRVPAPVFTVRRAKALFQPESFIQLPEIRRIQTLLMQSCSDPEFFQQSDVYINRLKAIKGFKPGDEHKQLRGGQLLLSALLNGGLLEFRWLMALPDATHQLQVNADCCWIDFFEDVKLVWESDESREAADKGKQLREESVLHRRWFPDSVTELLLLRWRRDKLGDFPVIQNSNLNKPESYCQYLINVFLKAFGFERTLPIRDLLKGATTTAALELPAFLLNFAAGNASSTSLPVQAWQRLYSDQRGQRASPELNLEENEIAIPLQAPLRCDDSVITRYDQYRLYQTLSQQLALKSGEKRRSHAQSIQIIEAFLQSHQEHVAPPLLRLCQWAIEMYRNGSYTKARLAVSTVPKYLGQIKDLVNVMGSEDPLALEAEELLEIYQELVESSKTVKAKAYKAGRIKEFHYFLLKFGYTGSINFSEISGVKNGGSSVDANYINETAYQATLTELNRVDASLPRYVSVRRLIMILGYRCGLRRTEAHKIRLCDIQLGAYPVLLVRANAYKTVKSPKSTRQIPLKPLLSGEEFDELMKWIEYRRLEQALHDFATDKSFLFSHEHNGQHLIDEPVIFPVIQMVLRTVTGDQSTRYHHLRHSFGNNLLFRLMNIAWPELAFSRPTFVNEQPAEDKAGKQLFGLNGRSPSRKHLYQVSLLLGHANPEITMKNYIHLCDYALRHYLNQALDTQLPVATVTVITGIGREALYKTKQRKYPALSVLDIAKKRLRDSVFPKPKKNMAHAAIKQNEPIDWPPELLHISYPPYRQEPSIAILHQIIEHLNADDRNSRYWADKIGYPEYRIQAWLDAAAFLANMRTGKGASRHIRPQWYGLKDAEKKRQLQEGEIDRPPRCMYLPHKQQDVKDAQQVFKGLQKLRTNDTKLAQWGVRYFLENNIAHRSHLRMRTQADAEKFKDFIQGLGRPKKRLNCQLKAQTKEGSVPAEEQIRYWAKVLSIKENQISLVGHIRKRGDDNGSLRMTIVDDKGVGSFGFRYAIYMTGVLMLGADEILMGDYHTK from the coding sequence ATGGATACAGAAATAGCCATATGGAACGGCTGGAAATTTACCCAGGTCGGTGAGAAGCCGGAAGGACTCCAGGCTTATCGATATTATTTGCATCGACGTAAGCGCAATTTACTGCAATGGGGTGTCATCAACATCCTGAAAAATAAGGCGCCTGCTCTGGTCAATGGAACGCCTGACAATTCCATTGATGACGCGTGCATCCAAGAAATCTTACAGGAAATCGAAGCCAATCGGCCGGGCTACGAGCTGAAGCATTGCCGCAATTTTCTGATACAAGGTTTGGATCGGGGTGTCCGCGAGGGACTATGGAAGATTCGTGTACCCGCCCCTGTATTCACCGTCAGGCGAGCCAAAGCGCTATTCCAACCCGAATCCTTCATCCAATTGCCGGAAATACGAAGGATTCAGACCTTATTGATGCAAAGCTGTTCTGATCCGGAATTTTTTCAACAATCCGATGTTTATATTAATCGGCTCAAAGCAATCAAAGGATTCAAACCGGGTGACGAGCACAAGCAACTTCGAGGCGGACAATTGCTGTTATCCGCGTTGTTGAATGGCGGCCTGCTCGAATTCCGCTGGCTTATGGCATTGCCTGATGCGACTCATCAACTACAGGTCAATGCAGACTGTTGCTGGATCGATTTTTTCGAGGACGTCAAGTTGGTGTGGGAAAGTGATGAATCACGGGAGGCCGCGGATAAAGGCAAGCAGTTGCGCGAGGAATCTGTTCTGCATCGACGCTGGTTTCCCGACTCGGTGACCGAGCTACTCTTGTTACGTTGGCGCCGTGACAAACTCGGCGATTTTCCGGTGATTCAAAACAGCAATCTCAACAAACCGGAGTCGTATTGCCAGTATTTAATCAATGTGTTTTTGAAGGCATTCGGATTTGAAAGGACCCTTCCGATTCGTGACTTATTAAAAGGGGCGACCACCACGGCGGCACTGGAACTGCCGGCCTTTTTATTGAACTTTGCCGCAGGTAACGCTTCATCGACTTCATTGCCAGTACAGGCTTGGCAGCGGTTGTACAGCGACCAGCGCGGTCAGCGAGCATCGCCTGAGCTTAATCTGGAAGAAAACGAGATCGCTATTCCATTGCAAGCCCCCTTGCGGTGTGATGACAGCGTCATTACGCGTTATGATCAATACCGGCTCTATCAAACGCTGAGTCAGCAACTCGCCTTAAAAAGCGGCGAAAAAAGGCGTTCACATGCGCAATCGATTCAGATCATTGAGGCGTTTTTGCAATCCCATCAGGAACATGTTGCGCCGCCTCTGCTTCGGTTGTGCCAATGGGCGATCGAAATGTATCGCAACGGCAGTTATACCAAAGCACGGTTGGCCGTGAGTACCGTACCGAAGTATTTGGGACAGATCAAAGACTTGGTCAACGTGATGGGCAGTGAAGATCCGTTGGCATTGGAGGCCGAGGAATTGCTCGAAATCTATCAAGAACTGGTCGAAAGCAGCAAAACCGTCAAGGCGAAAGCCTATAAAGCTGGGCGCATCAAAGAATTTCATTACTTTTTGCTGAAGTTTGGCTATACGGGTTCGATCAACTTCAGCGAAATTAGCGGCGTTAAAAACGGTGGCTCCAGCGTCGATGCCAACTACATCAACGAAACCGCCTACCAAGCCACATTAACCGAGTTGAACAGGGTGGATGCCTCCTTGCCCCGTTATGTGAGCGTCAGACGGTTGATAATGATATTGGGGTATCGCTGCGGTTTACGCCGAACCGAGGCGCATAAAATTCGCTTGTGCGATATTCAACTGGGCGCTTACCCGGTATTGTTGGTGCGGGCCAATGCTTATAAAACGGTGAAATCGCCTAAATCCACGCGGCAAATTCCACTCAAACCCTTACTGTCCGGTGAGGAATTCGATGAACTGATGAAATGGATCGAATACCGCCGTTTAGAACAAGCACTGCATGACTTTGCAACGGATAAGAGTTTTTTGTTTAGCCATGAGCATAACGGTCAGCACCTGATCGACGAGCCGGTGATTTTCCCGGTCATCCAGATGGTATTACGCACCGTAACCGGCGACCAATCGACGCGTTACCACCATTTACGGCATAGCTTTGGCAATAATTTGCTCTTCAGACTCATGAATATTGCCTGGCCGGAACTGGCATTCAGCCGACCCACGTTCGTAAATGAGCAGCCGGCAGAGGACAAGGCAGGAAAACAGTTGTTTGGCCTCAATGGCCGCAGCCCTTCTCGCAAGCATCTCTATCAAGTCAGTCTGTTGTTAGGCCACGCCAATCCGGAAATTACGATGAAAAACTATATTCATCTTTGTGATTACGCGCTGCGCCATTATCTGAATCAAGCCCTCGACACGCAGTTACCTGTGGCGACTGTTACCGTAATCACTGGCATCGGGCGGGAGGCTTTGTATAAAACCAAGCAACGCAAATATCCGGCGTTGTCGGTCTTGGACATAGCGAAAAAACGCTTAAGGGACAGCGTATTTCCAAAACCGAAAAAGAATATGGCGCACGCGGCAATTAAACAGAACGAACCGATAGATTGGCCGCCCGAATTGTTGCACATTAGCTATCCACCGTATCGACAAGAGCCTTCCATTGCAATCCTGCATCAAATCATTGAGCATTTGAATGCCGACGACCGAAACAGCCGGTATTGGGCGGATAAAATCGGTTATCCTGAATATCGTATTCAAGCCTGGCTCGATGCTGCGGCATTCCTGGCCAACATGAGAACAGGCAAAGGGGCTTCACGGCATATTCGGCCGCAATGGTATGGATTAAAAGATGCTGAAAAAAAACGGCAGCTACAAGAGGGAGAAATCGACCGACCACCAAGATGCATGTATCTTCCGCATAAGCAGCAAGATGTCAAAGACGCGCAACAGGTATTTAAAGGGCTTCAAAAGTTGCGAACCAATGATACGAAACTTGCGCAATGGGGAGTGCGTTATTTTCTCGAAAACAACATTGCCCACCGCTCGCATTTGAGAATGAGAACCCAGGCGGATGCTGAAAAATTTAAGGACTTTATCCAAGGGTTAGGGCGGCCTAAAAAGCGACTGAACTGCCAACTAAAAGCTCAGACGAAAGAAGGAAGTGTGCCGGCAGAAGAGCAAATTCGTTATTGGGCCAAGGTGCTATCGATTAAAGAAAATCAAATCAGTTTAGTGGGACACATTCGAAAGCGAGGAGATGATAATGGCTCCTTGAGAATGACGATCGTCGATGACAAAGGCGTTGGTTCTTTCGGCTTTCGTTATGCTATTTATATGACAGGAGTTTTGATGTTGGGGGCTGATGAAATTTTAATGGGGGATTACCATACCAAATGA
- a CDS encoding DEAD/DEAH box helicase — MPNLFYTDLIEQLNRRATRAALGLLGFRNDALRAYLASYFGKEAGLPGSFLADPVFEATFGWQSADLSLEELSGKLLHKNLVHALSKPQIKDLTENYTFDIKQSPYRHQLEAWRALIEGNPSRSVLVSSGTGSGKTECFLIPILNDLAIELEQRQGDPLTGVRALFLYPLNALIKSQKDRLVAWSEPFNGKVRFCLYNGDTPDQGKSQWLSEVADRRTLRSSPPPILVTNATMLEYMLVRNEDRPILAQSQGQLRWIVIDEAHTYLGSQAAELTLLLRRVLSAFGCRAEDVHFVATSATLGDSSEESRSRLAEFLADIAGVSVDRISVVEGKRQVPELPTLLSNEDRTELDLGSLQGASETDKFNLLARSNVARHIRSLLTQRANRLTDLSQIIFKSETSAARRKTLKFLDLCTQAKSEIQEPFLPLRGHLFHRTINGVWACANHQCQGRQGTALDNERWPFGAVFLERRTHCPYCQIPVFDLVQCGECGAEYLSANETYRDGKEWLIQYEYAQDEDEYQQELEPLEGDEEEVASENTVESSVGLFRLLTKKTSATAQDIGLTNEGKLDWSGKEGIPIHFVIPHEDTISCSVCNKKEHMGKVLFRPIRLGAPFLLSTAIPTILEPLPSMVGGEDARPLDGKRLISFTDSRQGTARFAAKLQQESERNYVKSLLYHFLAAQQPAKDEKQILKLLEEIKSLETVAQTSPVIQGVLEERKAKLANLESPMPAQLTWDEAENKLLNSDDFVRWMLPNLKELSFSQLTDRQLARLCLFREFFVRPKRQFSLEGLGLVQLHYPALINSELPAVIKQRGIQKDEWYALLQVALDFHIRGGKSVSIAPDIERWLGYPGIPTIQLPPGMAKPSTASKSEKRRLRLWSTVDLPNPYGSRLIRILAFAFKLDVKDAIHRGQLEELLVAVWQGIRPVLSQGEKGFQIELEKQAVLQSIREAWFCPVTRRLLPVTFRGISPYLPEPYVPDEMVLCNKVTMPEIPKPFWFGCDTQEADQWLETNPEIAKLRELGAWSDISDRIASHTRYLRAMEHSAQVSGPELTKRETAFKNGQINLLSCSTTMEMGVDIGGLTSVAMNNVPPHPANFLQRAGRAGRRGETSALSFTLCKSTPHGEAVFNNPLWPFVTRLAMPQVALQSETIIQRHVNSMALAYFLTDRVPDKTHKVTAGWFFETTLENESAPCDVFSSWCEEQALTIDRLTNGLFSLTKRSIFAGRSSEYLLGSCVESLSRVVERWRHELDGLLSQYEILKTNEGNSKPEQAVQIQLSRLRGEYLLGVLASMGFLPGYGFPTDVVQLVTTTLEDLSRKNKDDNGREDNRSRRAGFPSRNLAIAIRDYAPGTDTVLDGRVYRSSGVTLNWHMPAEMESAPEIQNLRWVWRCETCGGNGTRLIMPESCPHCGEKDLSKLTRNRYLQPAGFAVDIRCKPHNNISIPQYIPVRDPLISLDGTDWMPLPNPSFGRYRSSIQAELFYRSEGLHGTGFSLCLRCGFADSMSYSIERPETISGHKRLRGGKMDDREKECPGNHEDWAILDNIFMGITTRTNVLELQLRDYDGKPLDKTTAYTLAVALRQAWSLLLGIEESEISSHAAPSRNQQGQSSYSIFLFDTAAGGAGYVSQAIPRLPELLKQAESILHCPRKCDSACQACLLTYDTQHHSNDLNRHNALKLLSLSYLSAFEIPEHIKAFGSKSKLEMEPLILAFNREWQKHPISLVRAYLGGDVSLWEPLNWRMRSELNRLNGANIKLQFVLHSESLEKLSFSQQAELEALATYVNAEVYTTEGVSIEGNPAFPLILEAGSNQISIRWVASSETALAPVPHWGNGDSNVQYVFVRSSRAISSHPANSKLIDIKNLRSPQPGLIELKICQELNGPSLSFGERAWGFVTENVPKLKELLHGEIELLEVIYSDRYLRSPLVIILLHNLLSALSDFPNGVNSKTKLSINTSRLDRLNNDSARWLYHDWCNARDRSDTVKSWFTQKFSDFSWDDSYSNIELPHERKLQLNWADGSQSKIVLDQGVGYWRLIHGIRAEFPFESDIVRQVSLLEKTNVVIESVSKIHPTHWYYGNA; from the coding sequence ATGCCTAATCTCTTTTATACGGATTTAATCGAGCAACTCAATCGCCGGGCTACAAGAGCTGCCTTGGGTTTATTGGGTTTTCGAAATGATGCATTACGAGCCTATTTAGCAAGTTACTTCGGTAAGGAGGCTGGTTTACCTGGTTCCTTTCTTGCCGATCCAGTATTTGAAGCCACATTTGGCTGGCAGTCTGCTGACTTATCGTTAGAAGAACTGAGCGGGAAGCTTTTGCATAAGAATTTAGTCCATGCGTTATCCAAGCCTCAAATCAAAGATCTCACAGAAAATTATACGTTTGACATCAAGCAATCTCCTTATCGACACCAGTTGGAAGCTTGGCGAGCCCTAATCGAAGGTAATCCCTCCCGATCAGTATTGGTGAGTAGTGGAACCGGTTCCGGAAAAACAGAATGTTTTTTGATACCGATATTGAATGATTTGGCGATCGAGCTTGAACAGCGACAAGGCGATCCACTGACGGGTGTTCGTGCTTTGTTTTTATATCCTTTAAATGCCTTGATTAAGAGCCAGAAAGATCGGTTGGTTGCTTGGTCTGAGCCATTTAATGGAAAAGTACGATTTTGTTTATACAACGGCGATACTCCGGATCAAGGAAAAAGCCAATGGCTTAGTGAAGTCGCTGACCGTAGAACACTTCGTTCTAGTCCACCGCCGATTTTAGTTACAAATGCGACGATGCTTGAGTATATGTTGGTCCGAAATGAAGACCGACCAATCCTTGCTCAGTCACAAGGTCAATTGCGCTGGATTGTCATTGATGAAGCGCATACTTACTTAGGCTCACAAGCCGCAGAATTGACATTATTACTGCGGCGCGTGTTGAGCGCCTTTGGCTGTCGAGCGGAGGATGTTCATTTCGTAGCCACCTCGGCGACATTGGGTGACAGTAGTGAAGAGTCTCGGAGCCGATTGGCAGAGTTTTTAGCAGACATCGCCGGCGTTTCTGTTGATCGTATTTCAGTCGTTGAAGGAAAACGACAAGTTCCCGAGCTACCAACTTTGCTTTCAAATGAAGATCGGACAGAGCTTGATTTAGGCAGTTTGCAGGGAGCATCGGAAACTGACAAATTTAATTTATTGGCAAGGAGTAATGTTGCACGTCACATTCGATCTCTATTAACTCAACGAGCCAATCGACTGACGGATTTAAGTCAGATCATTTTTAAATCAGAAACTAGCGCTGCCCGTCGAAAGACACTGAAATTTTTGGATTTATGTACGCAAGCCAAGAGTGAGATTCAGGAACCATTTTTACCACTCCGCGGCCACTTATTTCATCGAACTATCAATGGCGTTTGGGCTTGTGCAAATCATCAATGCCAAGGCCGACAAGGTACCGCACTAGATAATGAGCGTTGGCCATTTGGCGCTGTGTTTCTCGAACGGCGCACACACTGCCCCTATTGCCAAATACCTGTGTTTGATTTGGTTCAATGCGGTGAATGTGGTGCCGAATATCTATCGGCAAATGAAACGTATAGGGATGGCAAGGAATGGCTCATTCAATACGAATACGCCCAGGATGAAGACGAGTACCAACAAGAGTTGGAACCATTGGAAGGGGACGAGGAGGAGGTTGCCTCAGAGAATACGGTGGAATCAAGTGTAGGTCTGTTTCGCTTACTAACCAAAAAGACTTCTGCTACTGCGCAAGACATTGGTTTAACAAATGAAGGAAAACTGGATTGGTCCGGAAAAGAAGGGATTCCTATTCATTTTGTCATACCGCATGAAGATACTATTAGCTGTTCGGTTTGTAATAAAAAAGAACATATGGGCAAGGTTTTATTCCGGCCCATACGCCTAGGTGCACCGTTTTTATTATCAACCGCCATACCGACGATTTTAGAACCATTACCTTCAATGGTTGGCGGTGAAGATGCGAGGCCGTTGGATGGAAAGAGGCTAATTAGTTTTACAGATAGTCGACAAGGGACTGCTCGATTCGCGGCAAAGTTGCAACAAGAAAGTGAGCGAAATTACGTTAAGAGTCTGCTCTACCATTTTCTTGCGGCCCAACAGCCAGCCAAAGATGAAAAGCAGATTCTGAAATTGTTAGAAGAAATAAAGAGCTTAGAAACCGTTGCGCAGACTAGTCCGGTTATTCAGGGAGTTCTTGAAGAGAGAAAAGCAAAACTGGCTAACTTGGAATCGCCAATGCCTGCTCAACTCACTTGGGATGAGGCGGAAAATAAGTTGCTGAATTCCGATGATTTCGTTCGCTGGATGTTGCCTAACCTGAAGGAGCTAAGTTTTAGTCAATTAACCGATCGCCAATTAGCTCGACTGTGTTTATTCCGTGAGTTTTTTGTAAGGCCTAAGAGGCAATTTTCGTTAGAAGGCTTAGGTCTTGTCCAACTGCATTATCCGGCTTTAATAAATTCGGAATTGCCTGCCGTAATAAAACAGCGAGGAATTCAAAAAGATGAATGGTATGCGCTATTGCAAGTTGCATTAGATTTTCATATTCGCGGAGGGAAAAGCGTATCAATTGCTCCGGATATTGAACGTTGGTTAGGTTATCCAGGTATTCCGACTATTCAGTTGCCCCCTGGTATGGCCAAACCTAGTACTGCAAGTAAATCTGAGAAAAGAAGACTTCGTCTTTGGTCAACTGTCGACTTGCCCAATCCCTATGGCAGTCGATTAATACGCATTCTGGCTTTTGCTTTTAAATTGGATGTGAAAGATGCAATCCATCGAGGCCAATTAGAAGAATTATTAGTCGCTGTTTGGCAAGGAATTAGGCCTGTTTTGTCGCAAGGTGAAAAAGGTTTTCAAATTGAATTGGAAAAACAAGCTGTATTACAAAGCATTCGTGAAGCTTGGTTTTGTCCCGTTACTCGTCGATTACTACCAGTAACATTTCGAGGAATAAGCCCTTATTTGCCTGAGCCTTATGTACCTGATGAAATGGTTTTATGTAATAAGGTTACGATGCCTGAAATCCCAAAGCCATTTTGGTTTGGCTGTGATACCCAAGAAGCAGATCAATGGTTAGAAACAAATCCGGAAATCGCAAAATTACGTGAATTAGGAGCCTGGTCTGATATCAGTGATCGTATTGCATCACATACCCGTTATCTGCGTGCAATGGAGCATTCTGCTCAAGTTTCAGGGCCCGAGCTGACAAAGCGAGAAACAGCTTTTAAGAATGGACAAATCAACCTATTAAGCTGTTCCACAACGATGGAAATGGGGGTCGATATTGGTGGCTTAACGTCTGTTGCAATGAATAATGTGCCACCGCACCCCGCCAACTTTCTTCAAAGAGCAGGCCGAGCCGGACGACGAGGTGAAACTTCTGCTTTGAGTTTTACTCTTTGTAAATCCACGCCGCATGGTGAAGCAGTCTTTAATAATCCGCTTTGGCCATTCGTGACCCGTTTAGCAATGCCTCAGGTTGCATTACAAAGTGAGACCATTATACAGCGTCATGTCAATTCAATGGCTTTAGCCTATTTTTTGACGGATCGTGTACCGGATAAGACTCACAAAGTCACAGCTGGTTGGTTTTTTGAAACCACGTTAGAAAATGAATCGGCGCCTTGCGATGTTTTTTCCAGTTGGTGCGAAGAACAAGCTTTAACGATAGATCGTTTAACCAATGGATTATTCTCCTTAACTAAACGTAGTATCTTCGCAGGTCGATCGTCCGAATATCTTCTTGGTAGCTGTGTCGAATCATTGTCACGAGTTGTCGAAAGGTGGCGCCATGAATTGGATGGCTTATTGTCTCAATATGAAATTTTGAAAACCAACGAAGGTAACAGTAAGCCCGAGCAAGCCGTTCAGATTCAGCTTTCCAGATTAAGGGGCGAATATTTACTTGGGGTATTGGCAAGCATGGGGTTTTTACCCGGTTATGGGTTTCCAACTGATGTCGTTCAGCTAGTAACTACTACGCTAGAAGATTTATCGCGCAAGAATAAAGATGATAACGGTCGCGAAGATAATCGATCGAGACGAGCAGGTTTTCCTAGTCGTAATTTAGCCATTGCAATACGTGACTATGCACCCGGAACAGACACAGTACTAGATGGGCGTGTATACCGTAGTAGTGGAGTAACGTTAAACTGGCATATGCCAGCAGAAATGGAGAGTGCGCCGGAAATACAAAACTTACGTTGGGTCTGGCGCTGCGAGACCTGTGGTGGGAATGGCACGAGGTTGATAATGCCGGAAAGCTGTCCGCATTGTGGAGAAAAGGATCTTTCTAAATTAACTCGAAATCGATATCTACAGCCAGCCGGGTTTGCTGTGGATATTCGTTGCAAACCTCATAATAATATATCAATACCACAGTATATTCCTGTTCGTGATCCCCTGATTTCCCTGGATGGCACAGACTGGATGCCATTACCCAACCCATCATTTGGACGTTATCGATCCAGTATCCAAGCTGAGCTTTTCTATCGTAGCGAAGGCTTGCATGGAACAGGTTTTTCTCTTTGCTTGCGTTGCGGATTTGCTGATTCGATGTCATATAGCATTGAACGTCCCGAAACCATTTCCGGACATAAGCGTTTGCGTGGTGGAAAAATGGATGACCGGGAAAAGGAATGTCCAGGTAACCATGAAGATTGGGCAATTCTTGACAACATTTTTATGGGGATAACGACAAGAACTAATGTTCTGGAGTTGCAACTGCGAGATTATGATGGCAAACCTCTGGATAAAACTACTGCTTACACATTGGCAGTTGCTTTACGTCAGGCTTGGTCACTGTTGTTAGGTATCGAAGAAAGTGAAATTAGTTCGCATGCAGCACCCAGCCGTAATCAGCAAGGACAGTCTTCTTATAGTATTTTTCTATTCGATACTGCAGCTGGTGGTGCTGGTTATGTCAGTCAAGCAATACCACGGTTGCCGGAGTTATTGAAACAGGCCGAGTCGATCTTGCATTGTCCACGAAAGTGCGATTCAGCTTGTCAGGCATGTTTGTTAACTTACGATACGCAGCATCATAGCAATGATCTTAATCGCCATAACGCCTTAAAGTTATTGTCACTGTCATATTTAAGCGCTTTCGAAATACCTGAACACATCAAGGCATTTGGTTCAAAAAGTAAATTAGAAATGGAGCCATTAATTTTGGCATTCAATAGGGAATGGCAAAAGCATCCAATATCGTTGGTTAGGGCTTATCTGGGTGGTGATGTTTCCTTGTGGGAGCCGTTAAATTGGCGGATGCGAAGTGAGCTTAATCGATTAAATGGTGCAAATATAAAGCTGCAATTTGTTCTACATTCTGAGTCATTAGAAAAGCTGAGTTTTAGTCAGCAAGCCGAACTGGAGGCTTTGGCAACTTATGTCAATGCCGAAGTTTATACCACGGAAGGGGTTAGCATTGAAGGCAATCCGGCTTTTCCTTTAATTCTTGAAGCTGGTTCCAATCAAATTAGTATCCGTTGGGTTGCGAGCTCTGAGACAGCGTTAGCTCCAGTTCCACACTGGGGGAATGGTGATTCTAATGTTCAATATGTTTTTGTTCGCTCAAGTCGAGCTATTTCCTCTCATCCAGCCAATTCAAAATTAATTGACATTAAGAATTTACGAAGCCCACAGCCTGGTTTGATAGAGTTAAAAATATGTCAAGAGCTTAATGGTCCGTCGCTTTCATTTGGTGAAAGGGCATGGGGTTTTGTTACAGAAAATGTTCCGAAATTGAAAGAATTGTTACATGGTGAGATAGAACTGTTAGAAGTTATTTACTCTGATCGATATTTGCGATCGCCATTAGTAATAATCCTATTGCATAATCTCCTTTCTGCATTATCTGATTTTCCTAACGGTGTTAACTCAAAGACTAAATTATCAATAAATACTTCAAGGTTGGATCGCCTAAACAATGACTCTGCCCGATGGCTATATCATGATTGGTGTAACGCTAGAGATAGATCCGATACCGTGAAATCTTGGTTTACTCAAAAGTTCTCTGACTTTTCATGGGATGATAGTTATTCAAATATCGAATTGCCTCATGAACGAAAGTTACAACTTAATTGGGCTGATGGAAGCCAATCAAAAATTGTGCTAGATCAAGGTGTGGGCTATTGGCGATTAATTCATGGAATTAGAGCGGAGTTTCCATTTGAAAGCGATATAGTTAGGCAAGTGAGCTTGTTAGAAAAAACTAATGTAGTAATTGAATCTGTAAGTAAGATTCATCCGACACATTGGTATTATGGGAATGCTTAG